In one Candidatus Nanopelagicus limnes genomic region, the following are encoded:
- a CDS encoding Gfo/Idh/MocA family protein: MNDARKPLRIGILGAARIAPSAIIFPAQATGHQLVAVGARDKGRATEFAKQYQIEKAYGSYQEVIDDPNVDVVYNALHNGGHGPWNIKALAAGKHVLSEKPSASNAAEAKEVAAAVSKSGKVFMEGFHYYYHPVFQRLLAIVKSGEIGEVIKVESSLLIPMPDKEDLRLKYDLAGGSMMDVGCYALHSQRMISQAVADGEPTIVKAEANAADGKIDTKLYMQLKYPNGVAALAKGDFESEAMTAPLTVTGSKGSVHLPNFVVSGWDPRVIVEVGGQKRVEHLPSISTYTYQLIAFADAVDLGKPVKTDAKDALIQAQLIDLAYEAAGLPLRPTFNI; the protein is encoded by the coding sequence ATGAATGATGCTCGCAAACCACTTCGTATTGGAATATTAGGCGCAGCCCGAATTGCACCGAGCGCCATTATTTTTCCAGCCCAAGCAACAGGTCATCAATTAGTTGCAGTTGGCGCTAGAGATAAAGGACGGGCTACTGAGTTTGCCAAGCAGTATCAGATTGAAAAAGCTTATGGCTCATACCAAGAGGTAATCGATGATCCAAATGTTGATGTTGTTTACAACGCACTACATAACGGTGGCCATGGACCTTGGAATATCAAGGCATTAGCAGCTGGTAAACATGTTCTATCTGAGAAGCCATCTGCTTCAAATGCTGCTGAAGCCAAAGAGGTTGCAGCTGCGGTAAGTAAATCTGGCAAGGTGTTTATGGAAGGTTTTCATTATTACTACCATCCGGTTTTCCAAAGATTACTTGCGATAGTTAAATCAGGTGAGATTGGTGAGGTAATTAAGGTTGAATCATCCTTGCTTATTCCGATGCCTGATAAGGAAGATTTGCGATTGAAATATGATTTAGCGGGTGGCTCCATGATGGATGTTGGCTGCTACGCACTTCACAGCCAGCGAATGATTAGTCAGGCTGTTGCAGATGGTGAGCCAACAATTGTTAAGGCAGAGGCAAATGCTGCAGATGGCAAAATTGATACCAAGTTATATATGCAACTTAAATATCCAAATGGAGTAGCAGCCCTAGCCAAAGGTGATTTTGAATCAGAGGCAATGACTGCACCACTTACAGTTACTGGAAGTAAGGGAAGTGTTCACCTGCCCAACTTTGTAGTCTCTGGTTGGGATCCAAGAGTTATTGTTGAAGTAGGCGGGCAAAAACGTGTTGAACACTTGCCATCAATTTCTACATATACCTATCAACTCATTGCATTTGCTGATGCAGTTGATCTTGGTAAACCAGTTAAAACTGATGCAAAGGATGCATTAATCCAAGCGCAATTAATTGATTTGGCATATGAAGCTGCTGGCCTGCCACTTCGGCCAACTTTTAATATTTAA
- a CDS encoding helix-turn-helix transcriptional regulator encodes MSKEQSKSPLPGFTDGVHKIIDNAIKSNDLDFFYRLYLTRMAELSLNGQGKEFITHAKSALDESPANLFMAKGFEAIGSLIDLDFIKCVKTLDELEEITRDLEIKVWVDQISSLCRAYINFHIGDYKSALKYAEISLSSPIKSGTLDPMDKGRLIRLICCISLITSDSKRIDKCAEEINKIDNPDELNVLHQAKSAINAMQLLANGEYKKAYELARACISLEEAAGRTGIAAPFDCKFVLTRCLYEFSLVEEALKELESLRRQAEGKNLVFIKSLCEVGQIRILSRTPNNQSKTTSKIESLRNEILLNPNAKSLAWLVDLAEVFVRGASSDLARINTIVNRNPEANYIQKLGQSILKRPVTADFNTLKTLPEVTPFQVIRKNLELSKTKDAGVKKQREYLKLALDQGEQVGAREIFLRQENSTLEAIVNLAESINSQWLESLSRSCLERIKERNTLLEFSGEQLTSREIEVLKYLSADKSIEQIGKTLHISKNTMKTHLRNIYRKLEVNDRKQAAEIAKAKLLV; translated from the coding sequence GTGAGCAAAGAGCAGAGTAAATCACCCCTACCTGGTTTTACCGATGGCGTTCACAAAATTATCGATAACGCAATTAAAAGTAATGATTTAGATTTTTTCTATCGACTTTATCTAACCAGAATGGCTGAGTTGTCATTAAATGGTCAGGGTAAAGAATTTATTACTCATGCAAAAAGTGCCTTAGATGAATCACCTGCAAACTTATTTATGGCAAAAGGCTTTGAAGCTATTGGTAGCTTAATTGATTTAGATTTTATTAAATGCGTGAAAACTCTTGATGAGTTAGAAGAGATCACGCGAGATCTTGAAATTAAAGTTTGGGTAGATCAAATAAGTAGTCTTTGTCGGGCATATATCAATTTTCATATTGGAGATTACAAATCAGCTTTAAAGTATGCAGAGATCTCCCTTAGCTCACCAATTAAGAGCGGAACATTAGATCCAATGGATAAGGGTAGATTAATTCGATTGATCTGCTGCATAAGTTTAATCACCTCAGATTCTAAAAGAATAGACAAGTGCGCCGAAGAGATAAATAAAATTGACAACCCAGATGAGTTAAATGTTTTGCATCAAGCAAAATCTGCAATTAACGCGATGCAGCTTTTAGCTAATGGGGAGTACAAAAAAGCTTATGAGTTAGCAAGAGCTTGCATTAGTTTGGAGGAGGCTGCAGGGCGCACCGGAATTGCTGCCCCGTTTGATTGTAAGTTTGTATTAACTCGGTGCCTATATGAGTTCTCATTAGTTGAAGAGGCACTTAAAGAGTTAGAAAGCTTAAGGCGCCAGGCAGAGGGGAAAAATCTAGTATTTATTAAATCTTTGTGTGAGGTAGGGCAGATTAGAATTTTATCTCGCACCCCTAACAATCAATCTAAAACCACTAGCAAAATTGAGAGCCTTAGAAATGAAATCCTGCTAAATCCAAATGCTAAATCATTGGCCTGGCTTGTGGATTTAGCTGAAGTTTTTGTTAGGGGAGCATCAAGTGATTTAGCCCGGATTAATACAATTGTTAATCGAAATCCTGAGGCTAACTACATACAAAAGCTAGGTCAAAGCATTTTAAAACGACCTGTCACTGCAGATTTTAATACATTAAAAACTTTGCCAGAAGTAACACCTTTTCAGGTGATCAGAAAGAATTTGGAGTTATCCAAGACTAAAGATGCAGGAGTTAAAAAGCAGCGCGAGTACCTTAAGTTGGCGCTAGATCAAGGTGAACAGGTGGGAGCACGAGAGATCTTCTTAAGGCAAGAAAACTCAACATTGGAAGCAATTGTTAATTTAGCGGAGTCGATAAATTCACAATGGCTGGAGTCTTTAAGTAGATCCTGCTTAGAGCGGATAAAAGAGCGCAATACTTTATTGGAATTTAGCGGTGAGCAATTAACTAGCCGTGAGATTGAGGTATTGAAATACCTAAGTGCGGATAAATCAATTGAGCAAATTGGTAAAACTCTGCATATTTCAAAAAATACAATGAAAACTCATTTAAGAAATATTTACCGCAAACTTGAGGTTAATGATCGCAAGCAAGCAGCCGAAATCGCAAAAGCTAAGTTATTGGTTTAA
- a CDS encoding rhodanese-related sulfurtransferase yields MDLPKVILYYIFTPLSDPAAIKIWQKNLCQTLNLKGRIIISPHGINGTLGGEMNDLKKYIRQTRSYEGFAKMKFKWSEGTGNDFPKLSVKVRAELVAFGYPNEIKVDKNGVVGGGKHLKPAQVDELVAKRGDDVIFFDGRNAYEAKVGRFKNAVVPQVETSRDFVQEIESGKYDHLKDKPIVTYCTGGIRCEVLSSVMKTRGFKEVYQIDGGIVTYGKEFGDDGLWEGALYTFDNRMSIEFSEKTKSIANCEKCAAPANRFYDCPKPPCNSLNLLCVTCAEKLNDEICKHPQRKYSKAELIG; encoded by the coding sequence ATGGATCTTCCCAAGGTAATTCTTTACTACATCTTCACGCCATTATCTGATCCGGCTGCGATAAAGATTTGGCAGAAAAATCTTTGCCAAACATTAAATTTAAAGGGACGAATAATTATCTCCCCCCATGGCATCAATGGCACTTTGGGTGGGGAGATGAATGATCTAAAAAAATATATTCGCCAAACAAGATCATATGAAGGCTTTGCCAAGATGAAATTTAAGTGGTCTGAAGGCACTGGAAATGATTTTCCAAAGTTAAGTGTGAAGGTGCGAGCTGAGTTGGTGGCATTTGGCTATCCAAATGAGATTAAAGTTGATAAAAATGGCGTAGTTGGTGGTGGAAAACATTTAAAGCCTGCTCAGGTTGATGAGTTGGTAGCAAAACGCGGTGATGATGTCATTTTCTTTGATGGCCGAAATGCATATGAGGCAAAGGTTGGCCGATTTAAAAATGCAGTAGTTCCGCAGGTTGAAACCAGTAGAGATTTTGTGCAAGAGATTGAAAGTGGCAAGTATGACCATCTAAAGGATAAGCCAATTGTTACTTACTGCACCGGTGGTATAAGATGTGAGGTTTTATCCTCAGTGATGAAGACACGAGGATTTAAAGAGGTTTATCAAATTGATGGTGGCATTGTTACCTACGGTAAAGAGTTTGGTGATGATGGCCTATGGGAGGGCGCTCTTTATACCTTTGATAATCGGATGTCGATTGAGTTTAGTGAGAAGACAAAATCAATAGCTAACTGTGAAAAGTGTGCTGCCCCAGCTAATCGTTTTTATGATTGTCCAAAGCCGCCATGTAACTCTCTGAATTTATTGTGTGTCACTTGTGCTGAAAAACTAAATGATGAGATCTGCAAACACCCACAGCGAAAATACTCTAAGGCTGAATTAATCGGCTAA
- a CDS encoding DinB family protein, giving the protein MSHPEIEKLAAEYEAATNVFLEAFKKVNLADLDKPKKDGWNARQVIHHLADSESQSCARLKRLIAEPGSTIQGYDENIWAQNTTLGYTVLPIENSLAFYKASRAASLEIVKRLEFEQLSNAGIHTESGAYDLKKWFSSYINHPRDHANQLLAD; this is encoded by the coding sequence ATGAGTCATCCTGAGATTGAAAAATTAGCTGCTGAGTATGAAGCGGCTACAAATGTATTTTTAGAAGCTTTTAAAAAGGTAAACCTGGCTGATTTAGATAAGCCTAAAAAAGATGGCTGGAACGCCAGGCAGGTAATCCATCATTTAGCAGATAGCGAATCCCAATCTTGTGCTCGGTTAAAAAGATTAATCGCAGAGCCAGGCTCGACAATTCAAGGTTATGATGAAAATATCTGGGCACAAAACACCACTTTGGGTTACACCGTGCTGCCAATTGAAAACTCTTTAGCTTTCTATAAAGCATCAAGGGCAGCAAGCCTTGAAATCGTTAAAAGATTAGAGTTTGAACAATTATCAAATGCTGGAATCCATACTGAATCTGGTGCTTATGATCTTAAAAAGTGGTTTTCATCCTATATAAATCACCCAAGGGATCACGCAAATCAGTTGTTAGCCGATTAA
- a CDS encoding FUSC family protein: protein MAALASATAWVIGDSLVFKGGLVAAIVCALSIRISLYKSVREGLGQIVGTAIGAGVALLTVHYFSFGVIAIGTTVFLCSVVARGLRLGEVASVNVPVTALIVIGPGISGSTAEHRLVSTLIGAAVAIIFSYFSHPNTPAGRTVNQITRLGKRGAELISDMAEGVAGGFTQKQAGAWLSRARLLVEEIPTLRSQAIEAKRYAKWSPLAEVDVAESLYIQGVAIEHMVVQIRGMARALFDSTSDPNRKDTVDRQIAYALSATSNAITEKLELLQSSNRERIIDNIARDLRQAADNLTEELIAMADKLPRSQFVRCIAIVSQMKIIANSLDESSPALHSVTTPGEPTSAKVIGLSPVKQTSRLYRRILLTLRTFLRR, encoded by the coding sequence GTGGCCGCCCTTGCATCTGCTACCGCCTGGGTAATAGGTGATTCCTTAGTTTTTAAAGGCGGCTTAGTAGCAGCAATTGTTTGCGCTTTAAGCATTCGAATCTCACTCTATAAATCAGTAAGAGAAGGATTAGGACAAATAGTTGGAACTGCAATTGGCGCAGGCGTTGCCTTGTTAACTGTTCACTACTTTAGCTTTGGGGTAATTGCTATTGGCACTACCGTATTTTTATGCTCAGTTGTTGCTCGTGGACTTCGCCTGGGTGAGGTGGCCTCGGTAAACGTTCCAGTAACGGCATTAATTGTTATTGGTCCTGGAATCTCTGGCTCAACAGCAGAACATAGATTAGTTTCCACATTAATTGGCGCAGCAGTTGCAATCATTTTTTCCTACTTCTCACATCCAAATACCCCAGCTGGTCGAACTGTTAATCAAATAACAAGGTTGGGTAAAAGAGGGGCTGAGTTAATTAGTGATATGGCAGAGGGAGTTGCCGGTGGCTTCACCCAAAAGCAGGCGGGTGCTTGGTTATCAAGAGCTAGATTATTAGTTGAGGAGATTCCAACTTTAAGAAGCCAAGCAATAGAGGCAAAGCGTTATGCCAAATGGTCACCACTTGCTGAAGTTGATGTGGCTGAATCTTTATATATACAAGGAGTAGCAATTGAACATATGGTGGTTCAAATAAGGGGAATGGCAAGAGCATTATTTGATTCAACCTCTGATCCAAATCGAAAAGATACGGTTGATCGCCAGATTGCTTACGCACTCTCTGCTACCTCAAATGCAATTACTGAAAAGCTAGAGTTATTGCAATCATCAAATCGAGAGCGAATCATCGACAACATTGCCAGGGATTTGCGGCAAGCAGCTGATAATTTAACTGAAGAATTGATAGCAATGGCAGATAAGCTACCTCGTAGCCAATTTGTTAGATGCATTGCAATCGTCTCGCAAATGAAAATTATCGCTAACTCATTAGATGAGAGCTCACCCGCCTTGCACTCAGTCACAACACCAGGGGAGCCAACAAGTGCCAAGGTAATTGGCCTATCCCCAGTTAAGCAGACAAGCCGGTTGTATCGAAGGATTCTTTTGACTCTTCGCACATTCTTGCGCCGCTAG
- a CDS encoding iron chaperone, which produces MSKLEIDQYISAQKEPEKTLLKNMRKMILEIEPELKQGISYGIPAFKLGKDVVCGIAARRTGCSFYPFSGSVLEALNKDLVIYKQTKSALHFDAPLPKTLVRKLMTQRMVQIMVKRKGK; this is translated from the coding sequence TTGAGTAAGTTAGAGATCGATCAATATATTTCAGCCCAAAAAGAGCCTGAGAAAACCTTGCTTAAAAATATGCGCAAGATGATATTAGAGATTGAACCAGAGCTTAAGCAGGGGATCTCTTATGGAATTCCTGCCTTTAAATTAGGAAAAGATGTTGTTTGTGGAATTGCTGCCCGACGTACTGGTTGCTCCTTTTATCCATTCAGTGGCTCAGTGCTTGAAGCCTTAAATAAAGATTTAGTCATTTATAAGCAAACAAAGAGTGCTTTGCACTTTGATGCACCACTTCCTAAAACTTTGGTGAGAAAACTGATGACGCAGCGAATGGTGCAGATAATGGTCAAAAGAAAAGGTAAGTAA
- a CDS encoding GNAT family N-acetyltransferase has translation MAIEVVVGDSASRLKSLRLSALKDAPYAFGAKYEDELLIEDTQWQERLKNTYWCFVVADGVDIGLLAVDKADKDRNSDCWLSSWWINEDFRGKEIPQLMLEWVVKLSKENQWQIIGLGVWPENLRARSAYKKLGFVEADKPLPSRSKPGQMYLGMYRQVK, from the coding sequence GTGGCAATTGAAGTTGTAGTAGGAGATAGTGCCAGCCGCCTTAAATCACTTCGGCTTAGTGCGTTAAAAGATGCTCCTTACGCATTTGGAGCGAAGTATGAGGATGAATTATTGATTGAAGATACCCAGTGGCAGGAGCGATTAAAAAATACCTATTGGTGTTTTGTGGTTGCAGATGGTGTTGATATTGGATTACTTGCAGTAGATAAAGCGGATAAAGATCGCAATAGTGATTGCTGGCTATCTAGTTGGTGGATTAACGAGGATTTTAGAGGCAAAGAAATTCCACAATTAATGTTGGAATGGGTAGTTAAGTTATCTAAGGAAAATCAGTGGCAAATAATTGGATTGGGTGTGTGGCCAGAGAATTTAAGGGCTAGGAGTGCTTATAAGAAGTTAGGATTTGTGGAGGCAGATAAGCCATTACCATCTAGATCTAAACCAGGTCAGATGTACTTAGGAATGTATAGGCAGGTGAAATAG
- a CDS encoding Na+/H+ antiporter NhaA, translating to MELEFFAHSEVLAPFFFLIGMQLRNEISHPKEILLPTLAALGGMLFPALIFISLNSDPVIAQGWPLVMPTDIALVMLVVLALGKRASVSLKTFLLALAVADDLLSIIVLGVKYTGALKATEVLASIGAVLLGALIGKAPLEKYFIKFVNFVILPIYVFANVYPTLTADLELQSDLGNSIIIARVVGKIVGITLFGLVGAKLFKSHLLVGKLELVGGSALAGMGLAVSIMIANLSYTSDILLNQAKVGLLVAALLSAVIGSLILIIGSRRVRN from the coding sequence ATGGAATTAGAATTTTTCGCTCACAGTGAGGTGTTAGCACCATTTTTCTTTTTGATTGGCATGCAACTAAGGAATGAGATCTCACATCCAAAAGAGATTTTGCTGCCAACCCTTGCTGCCTTAGGTGGAATGCTATTTCCAGCATTAATTTTTATCAGTTTAAATTCTGATCCTGTAATAGCTCAAGGTTGGCCTTTAGTTATGCCAACCGATATCGCACTTGTGATGTTGGTTGTCCTTGCCTTAGGCAAACGCGCATCAGTTTCTTTAAAAACCTTTTTATTAGCTTTAGCTGTTGCTGATGATCTACTTTCTATAATTGTTTTAGGTGTTAAATACACTGGCGCTCTAAAGGCAACAGAGGTTTTGGCAAGTATTGGCGCAGTACTGCTTGGGGCGTTAATTGGTAAAGCACCACTTGAAAAATACTTTATTAAGTTTGTTAACTTTGTAATTTTGCCGATCTATGTCTTTGCAAATGTTTATCCAACCCTAACGGCTGATCTTGAACTGCAATCAGACCTTGGTAATTCAATTATTATCGCTAGAGTGGTTGGCAAAATTGTTGGTATCACACTCTTTGGATTAGTTGGAGCTAAACTCTTTAAGAGTCATTTGTTGGTAGGCAAACTAGAATTAGTTGGCGGATCTGCCCTTGCTGGCATGGGACTTGCAGTATCAATCATGATTGCAAACTTGAGTTATACCTCTGATATTTTGCTTAATCAGGCTAAAGTTGGCTTATTAGTTGCTGCGCTTTTATCTGCAGTTATTGGTAGTTTGATTTTGATTATTGGCTCCAGAAGAGTTAGGAATTAG
- a CDS encoding cation transporter translates to MNSIRNVVRIVAIANFAYFCVEFFFALRIGSVALFADSIDFLEDASVNILIFMAMGWSLLARKRLSKFFALLLLVPAISVLISTIYEINNPSTPDAISLTTVGIGALIVNFSCAFLLAKFRSSAKSLVLAAYLSARNDALANVAIIAAGITTIFWSSAIPDLAVGLAIGMLNADAAIKVWRSTEH, encoded by the coding sequence GTGAACTCAATTAGAAATGTAGTTCGAATAGTTGCAATCGCAAATTTTGCATACTTTTGTGTGGAGTTCTTCTTTGCCCTAAGGATTGGCTCTGTTGCACTCTTCGCGGACAGCATAGATTTTCTTGAGGATGCCTCCGTTAACATCCTGATCTTTATGGCAATGGGCTGGAGCTTGTTGGCTAGAAAAAGATTAAGTAAATTCTTCGCTCTCCTCCTTCTAGTCCCTGCTATTTCTGTATTGATCTCAACCATCTATGAGATCAATAATCCATCAACTCCTGATGCAATCTCATTAACCACGGTTGGAATAGGTGCGTTAATAGTTAATTTCTCTTGTGCTTTTTTACTAGCAAAATTTCGAAGTTCTGCGAAAAGTTTGGTACTAGCTGCATATTTATCAGCCAGAAATGATGCACTAGCAAATGTGGCAATTATTGCCGCTGGCATCACCACTATCTTTTGGAGCAGTGCTATTCCAGATTTAGCAGTTGGTCTTGCCATTGGAATGCTAAATGCAGATGCGGCGATAAAGGTGTGGCGAAGTACTGAGCATTAA
- a CDS encoding GNAT family N-acetyltransferase yields the protein MSIKIRPITVSDKDRWLELFKEYIVFYKSKLSDEQFELTWQRLNSGFNINGLLAELDGEIVGFTHYIFRPSTWAVEDFCYLEDLYTDPKVRGKGVGRALIKAVEDIAIAKGSKRLYWTTAPDNETARKLYDKVAITDRVQYKIFLNQ from the coding sequence ATGAGCATAAAAATTCGCCCAATCACAGTCAGTGATAAAGATAGATGGCTTGAGTTGTTTAAAGAGTACATAGTTTTTTATAAATCAAAGTTAAGTGATGAACAGTTTGAATTAACCTGGCAGCGCTTAAACTCTGGCTTTAATATCAATGGCTTACTTGCTGAATTAGATGGTGAGATTGTTGGCTTCACCCATTACATCTTTAGGCCATCAACTTGGGCAGTTGAGGATTTTTGTTACTTAGAAGATCTTTATACCGATCCAAAGGTTAGAGGTAAGGGTGTTGGTAGAGCGCTAATAAAAGCTGTTGAAGATATTGCAATTGCTAAAGGATCAAAGCGGCTTTATTGGACAACTGCCCCGGACAATGAAACTGCTCGAAAACTCTATGACAAGGTTGCCATTACAGATCGTGTGCAATACAAGATCTTCTTAAATCAGTAA
- a CDS encoding DMT family transporter: MVRVKTFAPVIFVLLWSTGFIGAKYILPYAEPFVFLTIRYFFATLVLVLIARALKEPLRISRAAIKQSMIVALFLHVIYIGGVFYAIFIDIPAGITAVIVSLQPILVSALAIPLLREKLSYRQVFGLALGFIGVLFLLSPKLFEGDLSTGFSTFGIICCVLALLGTTAGYLLQKKGGADIPFLAGTAVQFATSTVIFAIASVIFEPLNVNITLEFVLALSWIVLALSIGSIFLLFYLLRNDSASSVSSLYYLVPPLAAVQAYYFFDERIKGIGLIGMALAALGTLIVTKNSKTAGH; this comes from the coding sequence ATGGTTAGAGTAAAAACATTTGCACCAGTCATATTTGTTTTACTCTGGAGCACAGGCTTTATCGGCGCTAAGTACATACTTCCTTATGCTGAGCCTTTTGTTTTCTTAACAATTAGATACTTCTTCGCCACTCTTGTTTTGGTTTTAATCGCAAGGGCATTAAAGGAGCCGCTTCGAATTAGTAGGGCGGCAATAAAACAATCAATGATTGTGGCGCTTTTCTTGCATGTTATTTACATCGGCGGAGTTTTCTATGCGATATTTATTGATATCCCAGCAGGTATTACTGCGGTAATTGTTAGCTTGCAACCTATTTTAGTTTCAGCACTCGCCATTCCATTACTGAGGGAGAAGCTTTCATACCGCCAGGTATTTGGGTTAGCACTTGGTTTTATTGGCGTTCTCTTTTTGCTCTCACCAAAGTTATTTGAAGGAGATCTCTCCACCGGCTTTTCAACCTTTGGAATTATCTGCTGCGTTCTAGCACTCCTTGGAACAACTGCTGGTTATTTACTGCAGAAAAAAGGGGGAGCAGATATTCCATTCCTAGCTGGAACGGCAGTTCAATTTGCTACCTCAACAGTTATATTTGCAATTGCATCTGTAATCTTTGAGCCACTTAATGTAAATATCACCTTAGAGTTTGTCTTAGCCTTAAGTTGGATTGTTTTAGCTCTTTCAATTGGCTCCATATTCTTACTCTTTTACTTACTAAGAAATGACAGTGCTTCATCTGTATCAAGTCTTTACTACCTTGTGCCACCCCTTGCTGCTGTGCAGGCCTACTACTTTTTTGATGAACGAATTAAGGGCATTGGTTTAATTGGTATGGCACTGGCTGCATTGGGTACTTTAATTGTTACTAAGAATTCAAAAACAGCCGGACATTAA
- a CDS encoding YciI family protein: MKFIINVIDDQSNSGRPAEMAEINKFNDQLRVNGQFIFAGGLASPESADVIDNRNDANLSTGKPLFANKENFSGFWLIQAESIDVARKLAFAGSKACNRKVELRPLLG, translated from the coding sequence ATGAAATTCATTATCAACGTAATAGATGATCAATCAAACTCTGGCAGACCAGCTGAAATGGCTGAGATAAATAAGTTTAATGATCAACTGCGGGTCAATGGGCAATTTATCTTTGCAGGCGGCCTCGCTTCTCCAGAGAGTGCAGATGTAATTGATAATCGAAATGATGCGAATTTGTCCACTGGAAAACCACTATTTGCTAACAAAGAGAACTTCTCTGGTTTTTGGTTGATCCAGGCAGAAAGTATTGATGTAGCAAGAAAGTTAGCATTTGCTGGATCTAAGGCTTGTAATCGTAAGGTTGAGCTTAGGCCGCTTCTTGGTTAA
- a CDS encoding nuclear transport factor 2 family protein produces MLIYSSIVEKLVRKTFLAVQNHNYEEVLKGVSSTNLTHRFAGPNSLGGIRHDKEAMSRWFKRVGTVLPNLKFEVTSVLVQGGPWNTTVVARWVATCNLENGEPYVNPGIHVIKLRWGKAYDFDVYEDTFAVTAGLEKQAKSGIADASAPQIVS; encoded by the coding sequence ATGCTTATTTACAGTTCAATCGTTGAGAAATTGGTACGTAAAACTTTTCTTGCCGTCCAAAATCACAATTATGAAGAAGTGTTAAAGGGTGTGTCCTCTACCAACCTCACCCATCGTTTTGCAGGTCCTAACTCACTGGGTGGCATCCGACATGACAAAGAAGCTATGAGTCGATGGTTCAAACGAGTAGGGACTGTGCTGCCAAATCTTAAGTTTGAGGTTACAAGTGTTTTAGTTCAAGGAGGGCCATGGAACACAACAGTTGTTGCCCGATGGGTAGCAACCTGCAATCTTGAAAATGGAGAACCTTACGTAAATCCTGGAATCCATGTAATCAAACTGCGCTGGGGCAAGGCATATGACTTCGATGTTTATGAAGATACTTTTGCGGTTACAGCAGGGCTAGAGAAACAAGCAAAGTCGGGAATTGCAGACGCTAGTGCTCCCCAAATTGTGAGCTAA
- a CDS encoding DUF2231 domain-containing protein → MGLSSMRKFLIVTIVSTLIIIVTYFLPSGVWAEFGELPAHPLIIHGVVVLLPLLAILLLAGLFWKNLLKKLHLPLIGALALSVVGVLAAKSSGYSLSAVVGLPKSHAQWGNYLVLLAIALVSSFVLFSYFSFYKKSKIASSSLGVLMAFLAVCAIGMTYVVGHSGAESVWKYKYNSVKDQQGLP, encoded by the coding sequence ATGGGATTGTCATCAATGCGAAAGTTTTTGATAGTCACAATTGTTTCAACGCTAATTATTATTGTTACTTACTTCCTGCCAAGTGGAGTTTGGGCCGAATTTGGAGAATTGCCAGCGCACCCGCTGATAATTCATGGCGTAGTAGTTCTTTTGCCATTGCTTGCAATTCTTCTGCTTGCAGGACTTTTTTGGAAAAATCTACTTAAGAAGTTACATCTTCCCCTTATAGGAGCACTTGCACTTTCTGTAGTAGGCGTTCTTGCTGCCAAGTCGTCTGGATACTCGCTATCGGCCGTAGTAGGTCTTCCAAAGTCTCATGCACAGTGGGGCAATTACCTAGTCTTACTTGCCATTGCACTCGTATCCTCATTTGTACTTTTTTCATATTTTTCTTTCTATAAGAAAAGCAAGATAGCGTCATCAAGCCTAGGAGTTCTAATGGCTTTTCTGGCGGTTTGTGCGATTGGAATGACCTATGTAGTTGGCCATTCAGGTGCAGAAAGTGTTTGGAAGTACAAATACAATTCCGTTAAGGACCAGCAAGGATTACCATAG
- a CDS encoding ubiquinol-cytochrome c reductase iron-sulfur subunit: MEPISRRSFLAGVCAVVALGGSEVPAAANTAVKKLPGGRLSVDLKAVPALAKVGGATRIGSVKGVPVAIARTGTSKYIAFNLLCPHQKVTVTQNEKGWVCNAHGSEFESDGDLALGPATTGLARVPMKISKGLATIG; this comes from the coding sequence ATGGAACCAATCTCACGTCGTTCTTTCCTTGCTGGTGTTTGTGCAGTTGTCGCATTAGGTGGAAGTGAGGTCCCCGCTGCAGCGAATACAGCGGTGAAGAAACTTCCTGGTGGCCGTCTATCGGTTGATCTAAAGGCGGTGCCTGCATTGGCAAAAGTTGGTGGAGCAACAAGGATTGGTTCTGTAAAGGGGGTGCCAGTTGCGATCGCTCGCACTGGCACCTCTAAATACATTGCCTTTAATCTTTTATGCCCGCATCAAAAGGTAACTGTCACGCAAAATGAGAAAGGGTGGGTTTGCAATGCCCATGGCTCTGAATTCGAATCTGACGGCGATTTGGCGTTAGGTCCAGCCACGACAGGGCTGGCTCGGGTACCAATGAAGATCTCAAAAGGTCTAGCCACCATCGGGTAA